In a genomic window of Mycolicibacter heraklionensis:
- a CDS encoding pseudouridine synthase: protein MTRRRLAPLPARDGLGPARLRLHGGPVAAELLSRFGATAAAKVAAGEVVTADGAVVDDTTVLPAGAHVFLYRDLPDEVPVPFDVPVLHRDANLVVVDKPHFLATMPRGSHVAQTALVRLRRELDLPELSPAHRLDRLTAGVLLFTTRRELRGPYQTLFARGAVRKQYLARSSAEPTVAFPQLVRSRIVKQRGCLQAREELGEPNAETLIASLGDGRYRLTPRTGRTHQLRVHLASLGLPIDGDPLYPQVIDVAPDDFSQPLRLLAHRLEFEDPFTGRLRGFVSERNLDAN from the coding sequence ATGACCCGCCGACGCCTCGCCCCGCTGCCGGCACGCGACGGCCTGGGCCCCGCCCGGCTGCGCCTGCACGGCGGCCCGGTCGCCGCCGAGCTGCTTAGCCGGTTCGGCGCGACTGCCGCGGCGAAAGTTGCTGCCGGAGAAGTGGTTACCGCAGATGGGGCGGTAGTGGACGACACCACGGTGTTGCCGGCCGGGGCACACGTCTTCTTGTATCGCGACCTGCCCGACGAGGTGCCGGTGCCCTTCGACGTCCCGGTGTTGCACCGTGACGCGAACCTGGTGGTGGTCGACAAGCCGCACTTCCTGGCGACCATGCCGCGCGGCAGCCATGTGGCCCAGACCGCGCTGGTACGGCTGCGGCGGGAGTTGGACCTGCCGGAGCTGAGTCCGGCGCACCGGTTGGACCGACTCACCGCCGGGGTCCTGCTGTTCACCACCCGCCGAGAGCTGCGTGGGCCCTATCAGACCCTGTTCGCCCGCGGCGCGGTGCGCAAGCAGTACCTGGCGCGGTCCTCCGCCGAGCCGACCGTCGCGTTTCCGCAGCTGGTTCGCAGTCGGATCGTCAAACAGCGCGGCTGCCTGCAGGCGCGTGAGGAACTGGGCGAGCCGAATGCCGAGACGCTGATCGCGTCACTGGGCGACGGCCGCTACCGGCTCACGCCGCGCACCGGACGCACCCACCAGTTGCGGGTTCACCTGGCTTCACTCGGGCTGCCGATCGACGGCGACCCGCTGTACCCGCAGGTCATCGATGTTGCCCCGGACGACTTCTCGCAGCCGTTGCGACTGCTGGCCCACCGGCTGGAGTTCGAAGATCCCTTCACCGGCCGGCTGCGCGGGTTCGTCAGCGAACGCAACCTCGACGCGAACTGA
- the nhaA gene encoding Na+/H+ antiporter NhaA, translating into MTSGRPPLFGRGSSAEARRLADVLRKETVGGALLLLTATVAIGWANSPWSAVYYRLGDLTVGPRAWHLNLPVSTWAADGLLAVFFFMVGLELKYEVLAGDLRDPRRAALPVVAAVGGMVMPAAVFVAVNIHTGGGALRGWAIPTATDIAFALAVLAVISSHLPSALRTFLLTLAVVDDLLAVTVIAVFYTDDLNLAALALALVPLALFAVAARRFGNAAVLLPLAAATWYLVHESGVHATIAGVLLGLTVPVRESAKRKSGRRRLDAKDLEHRIRPLSAGLAVPVFAFFAAGVTFGGLHGLAASLRDPVAVGIVAGLVIGKAVGIAGAAALTAALTRAELDTSLKWIDVVALALLGGIGFTIALLIGDLAFADPVRREHVKLGVLIGTLTAALLAAVLLTIRDRAYARDADSPQSFDLKPQ; encoded by the coding sequence GCTTTTCGGCCGCGGATCTTCGGCCGAAGCCCGACGGCTTGCCGACGTGCTCCGCAAGGAGACCGTCGGTGGGGCGCTGTTGCTGCTCACCGCTACCGTCGCGATCGGGTGGGCCAACTCGCCATGGTCGGCTGTCTATTACCGGCTCGGCGACCTCACTGTCGGCCCGCGCGCCTGGCATTTGAATCTCCCGGTGTCGACATGGGCCGCCGATGGCCTGTTGGCGGTCTTCTTCTTCATGGTCGGCCTGGAACTGAAGTACGAAGTGCTCGCCGGCGACCTGCGTGACCCGCGTCGAGCAGCGCTTCCCGTCGTCGCCGCGGTCGGCGGAATGGTCATGCCCGCAGCGGTATTCGTCGCCGTCAACATCCACACCGGGGGCGGGGCGCTGCGCGGGTGGGCCATTCCCACCGCCACCGACATTGCCTTCGCCCTGGCCGTACTGGCCGTGATCTCGTCGCACCTGCCGTCGGCGCTGCGTACCTTCCTGCTGACCTTGGCTGTGGTGGACGATCTGTTGGCGGTCACCGTGATCGCGGTGTTCTACACCGATGACCTCAACCTCGCCGCTCTTGCGCTGGCGCTCGTCCCATTGGCGTTGTTCGCGGTGGCGGCCCGGCGTTTCGGAAACGCCGCGGTGCTGCTCCCGCTGGCCGCAGCCACCTGGTATCTGGTCCACGAATCCGGTGTGCACGCCACCATCGCCGGTGTGTTGCTCGGTCTGACGGTTCCCGTTCGCGAGTCGGCCAAGCGTAAGTCGGGGCGTCGTCGGCTGGACGCCAAGGACCTCGAGCACCGGATTCGCCCGCTGTCCGCCGGACTTGCGGTACCGGTGTTCGCGTTCTTCGCGGCAGGAGTGACCTTTGGTGGACTGCACGGATTGGCCGCATCCCTGCGTGATCCCGTCGCCGTCGGGATCGTCGCCGGCCTGGTCATCGGGAAAGCTGTCGGCATCGCCGGTGCCGCCGCGCTGACCGCCGCATTGACCCGGGCCGAACTCGACACCTCGCTGAAGTGGATCGACGTGGTGGCTCTGGCCTTACTCGGTGGCATCGGGTTCACCATTGCACTGCTCATCGGCGATCTCGCCTTCGCCGACCCCGTTCGCCGAGAACACGTCAAATTGGGCGTGCTGATCGGCACGCTGACCGCGGCGCTGCTGGCGGCGGTGCTGCTGACCATTCGCGACCGGGCCTACGCCCGCGATGCCGACAGTCCACAGTCCTTCGACCTCAAACCGCAATGA